CTTTGCTCTTGGTATTCGCCACGTCGGCGAGGTCGGTGGCCGCGATCTGGCGCTACATTACGGCGGTTGGGATGAACTGGTTTCGGCGCTTGATACCGCGCGTCCGGCGGCGCTAGCGCATCGGGCGGCGGATGAGGCGGAAGAGGCCGAACGCATCGCCGCCGCCGAGGAAGGGCGCCGCGCCCGGATCTCCGATACCCGTGCTGCTGCGGTCAGCGCCTGCGACGTGCCCGAGACAGCGCAGGCGGCCTGGGACGATCTGGTCGGCGCCGACGGGATAGGACCTATTCTGGCCCTGTCTCTGTCCGACGCCCTTGCCAACCCCGAGGAACGCGCCGCGATTGACCGGTTGACGGCACATCTGACGATCATCGCCCCGGATGCGCCCGCCGCCGAAAGCCCGGTGTCCGGCAAAACGGTGGTATTTACTGGAACGCTGGAAAAGATGACAAGGGCCGAGGCCAAGGCGCGGGCTGAGGCGCTGGGGGCAAAGGTCTCCGGCTCGGTCTCCAAGAAAACCGATATCCTTGTGGCGGGGCCCGGGGCCGGATCCAAGGCAACCAAGGCGGCAGATCTTGGGATCAAGGTTCTGGATGAAGACAGCTGGCTGGAGCTGATAGAACAGTCATGAGCGGGCGTCCCGAGATCCTGTTCCCCCTGTTTTCAGGGCTGGAGAAACTGCCAGGGATTGGGCCGAAGACTGCCCAGAATCTGGAACAGATCCATATAGAAACGCCGCGTGACCTGTTGTTTTCATTGCCATACTCTGTTCAGGACAGGCGCCGCCGCGATACGGTTGCCGGGTTGGAACTGCCCACCGTTGCCACGGTTGAAGTCACCATCGGCGCCCATAGGCCGCCGCGCAATCGTGGGGGCGCCTACCGCATTACGGTGACGGATGCGGAGACAGATTTTCAGCTGGTGTTCTTTCACGGTCGCAGCCGTTATCTGGAGGCGCAATGCCCCGAGGGATCGCGGCGTCTGGTGTCGGGTAAGCTGGAGCTGTTCGACGGTATCGCGCAGATGGTGCATCCCGATCACATGGTGCCACTGGCCGAAGCCGCGACGATCCCCGAGTTCGAGCCGGTCTATCACTTGACCCATGGAGTGTCGCAGAAAACCATGTTCAAAGCGCTGCGCGGTGCCTTGGATCTGGTCTCTGATCTGCCCGAGTGGATCGACCCCGAGCAGGTGAAACGCGAAGCCTGGCCTTCATGGGACGAGGCGATCACCACGGCGCATGAGCCACAAGGGCAGGAGGATCTCGCCCCTGACGCTCCGGCACGGGCGCGCCTGGCCTATGATGAGCTGTTTGCGCATCAGCTGACGCTGGCGATTGCCCGGCAATCCGAACGCAAATCCCGTGGCATCCAGAGTCAGGCCACCGGGCGTTTGCAGTCCCGTGTCCTGTCGGCGTTGCCTTATCGCCCCACGGGGGCGCAGACCCGCGCGATTGAGGAAATCTCCGCCGATATGGCCTCGGACAGGCGGATGAACCGGCTGCTGCAGGGCGATGTGGGCGCGGGCAAGACGCTGGTGGCGCTGATGGCGCTTCTGGTCGCGGTGGAGGCTGGCGGGCAGGGCGTGATGATGGCTCCGACCAGTATCCTTGCGCAGCAGCATTACGAGGGCTTGCGCCCCCTTGCCGAAGAAGCTGGTGTGGTTCTGGAGCTGCTGACCGGCCGGGACAAGGGCGCCGAGCGCAAGGCCAAGCTGGCCGCGCTAGAGCGGGGTGATATCCAGATTCTGGTCGGGACCCATGCAGTATTCCAGCAGGATGTTCATTTTGCAGATTTGCGGCTGGCCATCGTCGACGAACAGCATCGGTTCGGCGTTCGTCAACGTATGGAGCTAGCGGAAAAGGGCATGGGCGCCGATGTTCTGGTGATGACCGCGACGCCCATTCCGCGCTCACTGGCTCTGGCGCAGTACGGGGATATGGATGTTTCGGTGCTGGATGAGAAACCCCCGGGCCGCAAGCCGGTCAAGACGGCTGTGATCAGCACGGAACGGACCGAGGAGATTGTCAGCCACCTGCGCCACGCCATTGAGGAAGGGCGGCAGTGCTACTGGGTGTGCCCCTTGGTTGGCGAATCCGAGGTCATGGACCTGACCGCTGCAGAAGAACGGTTCAAGCTCTTGCGCGCCGCCCTTGGCGAAGGCGTGGTGGGTCTCGTGCATGGGCAGATGCCGGTTGGGGAAAAAGATG
This genomic stretch from Phaeobacter gallaeciensis harbors:
- the recG gene encoding ATP-dependent DNA helicase RecG, translating into MSGRPEILFPLFSGLEKLPGIGPKTAQNLEQIHIETPRDLLFSLPYSVQDRRRRDTVAGLELPTVATVEVTIGAHRPPRNRGGAYRITVTDAETDFQLVFFHGRSRYLEAQCPEGSRRLVSGKLELFDGIAQMVHPDHMVPLAEAATIPEFEPVYHLTHGVSQKTMFKALRGALDLVSDLPEWIDPEQVKREAWPSWDEAITTAHEPQGQEDLAPDAPARARLAYDELFAHQLTLAIARQSERKSRGIQSQATGRLQSRVLSALPYRPTGAQTRAIEEISADMASDRRMNRLLQGDVGAGKTLVALMALLVAVEAGGQGVMMAPTSILAQQHYEGLRPLAEEAGVVLELLTGRDKGAERKAKLAALERGDIQILVGTHAVFQQDVHFADLRLAIVDEQHRFGVRQRMELAEKGMGADVLVMTATPIPRSLALAQYGDMDVSVLDEKPPGRKPVKTAVISTERTEEIVSHLRHAIEEGRQCYWVCPLVGESEVMDLTAAEERFKLLRAALGEGVVGLVHGQMPVGEKDAAMAAFQRGETKVLVATTVIEVGVNVPNASIMVIERAEIFGLAQLHQLRGRVGRGSAESTCLLMYQPPLSEGGRRRLEVLRETEDGFRISETDLEMRGAGDMIGTAQSGLPRFRIADLERQAPLMAVAQSDARALLAKDPDLTGPRGQAARVLLWLMKQDQAFRLISVG